In the genome of Chryseobacterium arthrosphaerae, one region contains:
- a CDS encoding DinB family protein — translation MKEKLIDLFEYTYHFNNEMIKIISKNKDVLDERTVSLINHTLNAQQIWNARISGEETFEVWQINPFESLEEINHRNFLKSIDIVQSSDLDKRVEYQNSRGTKFENSIFDMLFHAVNHSTYHRGQINSLLKQNNIQPVLTDYIFYKR, via the coding sequence ATGAAAGAAAAACTGATCGACTTATTTGAATATACTTATCATTTCAATAATGAGATGATCAAAATTATTTCAAAAAATAAGGATGTTCTTGATGAAAGGACCGTCAGTTTGATCAATCATACCCTCAATGCACAGCAGATCTGGAATGCAAGAATATCAGGGGAAGAAACCTTTGAAGTCTGGCAGATCAATCCGTTTGAATCCTTGGAAGAGATCAATCATCGGAATTTCCTGAAAAGTATTGATATTGTTCAAAGCTCTGACCTTGATAAACGGGTAGAATACCAGAATTCAAGAGGAACAAAGTTTGAGAACAGTATTTTTGATATGCTTTTTCATGCCGTTAATCATTCTACCTATCACAGAGGACAGATCAACTCTTTGCTTAAGCAAAATAATATACAGCCTGTATTGACGGACTATATTTTTTATAAGAGATAG
- a CDS encoding methylmalonyl-CoA mutase family protein codes for MSNTDTFSNWENLVKKQLKTDDIYPVLQKENLEGIEVKPFYTEVHKPLANLPRVEESTHLVSRYHESLEDEVFAFLLDQNVENLSRKTIFVNNKELAGHISPQEEDQYFSLIDVFNEKEAVIDDQLAKELLAKEFRRSICVDVSLHQNAGAAIDQQLGIALAKTKELAEVYGAEILNKLIFRMAVGGNYFFEMAKLRAFKMVFNQLSKEYGLDEVPYIFAETSLRNKAVSDNENNLIRSTLELASAMIGGADAVFSSNYLVDRSTDNSEEISFKQQIVLAYESIINVFEDAANGSYYVEDITQQIADKSWALFVETEEAGGYLELLKQGVIQKKIYDHAIEEQQWIEEGKIKLIGVNLYPKLDVKKSIADLYNEKEIKAVRWAEMFE; via the coding sequence ATGTCAAATACAGATACATTTTCAAACTGGGAAAATTTAGTAAAAAAGCAGCTTAAAACGGACGATATTTATCCGGTTTTACAAAAAGAAAACCTTGAAGGAATCGAAGTAAAGCCTTTTTATACAGAAGTTCACAAGCCTTTGGCCAATCTGCCGAGAGTGGAAGAAAGCACCCATTTGGTTTCCAGGTATCATGAAAGCCTGGAAGATGAAGTATTTGCATTTTTGCTTGATCAGAATGTGGAAAACCTGAGCAGGAAAACCATTTTTGTTAATAATAAAGAGCTTGCAGGCCACATCAGCCCGCAGGAAGAAGATCAGTATTTCTCCCTGATTGATGTTTTTAATGAAAAAGAGGCTGTTATTGATGATCAGCTGGCAAAAGAATTATTGGCAAAAGAATTCAGAAGAAGTATCTGTGTAGACGTTTCCCTTCACCAGAATGCCGGGGCAGCAATTGATCAGCAGCTTGGTATTGCTCTGGCAAAAACCAAAGAACTGGCAGAAGTATATGGAGCGGAAATCTTAAATAAACTGATCTTTAGAATGGCTGTTGGAGGAAATTATTTCTTTGAAATGGCTAAACTGAGAGCATTCAAAATGGTTTTCAACCAGCTTTCCAAAGAATATGGACTGGATGAAGTTCCTTATATCTTTGCAGAGACTTCCCTTAGAAATAAAGCTGTTTCTGATAATGAAAATAACCTGATCCGTTCCACACTGGAGCTTGCTTCTGCCATGATAGGAGGAGCAGATGCTGTCTTTTCCAGTAACTATCTTGTAGACAGAAGTACGGATAACTCTGAAGAGATTTCTTTCAAACAACAGATCGTTCTGGCGTATGAAAGCATTATTAATGTATTCGAAGACGCTGCCAACGGAAGCTATTATGTGGAAGATATCACGCAGCAGATTGCCGATAAGTCCTGGGCTTTATTCGTTGAAACGGAAGAGGCAGGAGGCTATCTTGAACTGTTGAAACAGGGAGTGATCCAGAAAAAGATCTATGATCACGCCATTGAAGAGCAGCAGTGGATAGAAGAAGGAAAAATTAAACTGATCGGAGTTAATTTATACCCTAAATTAGACGTTAAAAAGTCAATTGCAGACCTGTACAACGAAAAAGAAATAAAAGCCGTACGCTGGGCAGAAATGTTTGAATAA
- a CDS encoding FtsB family cell division protein has translation MEENKLIKDIQPKSETFKLIQKYVLNKYTITICLFLVWMIFFDKTSFLVINELNGEIHKYEEQLEYYKKEYQKNDAFYKKLMNNKSEKEKYARENYFMKKPNEEIFILVVDSTKVAKK, from the coding sequence ATGGAAGAAAACAAACTTATCAAAGACATTCAGCCGAAATCTGAAACATTCAAACTTATCCAGAAATATGTTTTGAATAAGTATACCATTACGATCTGTCTGTTCCTGGTATGGATGATTTTCTTCGACAAAACCTCGTTTCTGGTTATCAACGAACTGAATGGGGAGATCCACAAATATGAAGAGCAGCTTGAGTATTATAAAAAAGAATACCAGAAAAATGATGCTTTTTATAAAAAACTGATGAACAACAAGTCAGAAAAAGAAAAATACGCAAGAGAAAATTATTTTATGAAAAAGCCGAATGAAGAAATCTTCATCCTGGTGGTTGACAGTACAAAAGTCGCTAAGAAATAA
- the udk gene encoding uridine kinase has product MLVIGIAGGTGSGKTTVVDKILQQLDIEGMNILSQDNYYHDNQGLTLTEREALNYDHPKSIDFELLIKHVKALKNNQPIEQPIYSFVTHSRTGDHVTVEPKNVLVVEGILVLTNKELLKEFDLKVFVHADSDERLIRRIRRDTQERGRDLGEVLHRYQTTLKPMHQEFIEPSKNEADLIIPNMKQNSVAIDFLTTVIKNSLRKH; this is encoded by the coding sequence ATGCTTGTAATAGGAATTGCCGGTGGAACAGGATCCGGCAAAACTACAGTTGTTGATAAGATACTTCAGCAGCTTGATATCGAAGGAATGAACATCCTTTCTCAGGATAATTATTATCATGACAATCAGGGTCTTACACTGACGGAAAGAGAGGCTTTAAACTATGACCATCCCAAGTCTATAGATTTTGAATTACTGATAAAACATGTGAAGGCTTTAAAGAATAATCAGCCGATTGAGCAGCCGATTTACAGCTTTGTCACTCATTCCAGAACAGGAGATCATGTCACTGTAGAACCTAAGAACGTATTGGTGGTAGAAGGAATTCTGGTACTTACCAATAAAGAATTGCTGAAAGAATTTGACCTGAAAGTATTCGTACATGCAGATTCAGATGAAAGGCTGATCAGGAGGATCAGAAGAGATACACAGGAAAGAGGAAGAGATCTGGGTGAAGTGCTGCACCGTTACCAGACTACCCTGAAGCCAATGCACCAGGAATTCATTGAGCCGTCTAAAAATGAAGCGGATCTTATCATCCCGAATATGAAGCAGAATTCCGTAGCAATTGATTTTTTAACTACTGTTATTAAAAACTCGTTGAGAAAACATTAA
- a CDS encoding T9SS type A sorting domain-containing protein produces MTLKITSLILGSVLCCSNLLAQESTFEAPANRWIKENSRNLGIQNFSKLNLYSVRKGHTGETLRYQQFIKEVPVFQSEVLVHFNKEGKISYTSSESLKKNLKEIDITPAISAVDAFQKAYVASKSQGEITYQENKLFVYITDGGNTKLVYRVVINSYDNSGSWETIVDAKTGEIISVKDIAVYHRHKDETSESPKKKTKQSNKTVSFKASGSGYVYDPDPLSRTGSTYGGSYVDGNDATNASLDNARSLVTLSDIEFANNVYKLKNSYVEIRNITGPNTGLFTQDTNQFLFNRSELGFEAVNAFWHIDKSLRYINETLGIICKPATNGGVVLYDPHALNGQDNSRYSTAGTLEFGQGGVDDAEDADVILHELGHGIHHWLSGGVSNADGLSEGSGDYWAQSYSRSLNQWASSTPQYNWVFSWDGHNTIWDGRITNTTMTYPGSGSFYDKAQIWSTCLMRIYDRIGKEKTDRAFLEGLDLTTSSTNQQDAAIAVRQAAIDMLGQFGFTCNDINIMTEEFTTSGYILPEYACQALSTKEIKKEQPVSIYPNPVSDFLNISLKGNKEEKVEIYNMEGRKVIDAAVGNGRNQINVSGLQPGSYIITIKNLEISAKFIKK; encoded by the coding sequence ATGACATTAAAAATTACTTCGCTGATTTTGGGCAGCGTTCTGTGCTGTAGCAACTTATTGGCTCAGGAATCAACTTTTGAAGCACCTGCAAACCGGTGGATTAAAGAGAATTCCAGAAACCTGGGAATTCAGAATTTCAGTAAGCTTAATTTATATTCTGTACGTAAAGGGCATACCGGAGAAACACTCCGGTATCAGCAGTTTATCAAGGAGGTTCCTGTTTTTCAGTCCGAAGTTCTAGTCCATTTCAATAAAGAAGGTAAAATAAGTTATACCTCTTCCGAAAGCTTAAAGAAAAACCTGAAAGAAATAGATATTACACCCGCTATTTCTGCAGTCGACGCTTTTCAAAAGGCATATGTTGCTTCTAAATCCCAGGGGGAAATTACTTATCAGGAAAATAAACTGTTCGTTTACATTACAGACGGGGGAAATACAAAGCTTGTATACAGAGTGGTCATCAACTCTTATGATAATTCCGGAAGCTGGGAGACAATTGTTGACGCCAAAACAGGAGAAATCATCAGTGTTAAAGACATTGCCGTATATCACAGGCATAAAGATGAAACCTCGGAATCTCCCAAAAAGAAAACAAAACAATCCAATAAAACAGTCAGTTTTAAAGCTTCAGGTTCCGGCTATGTATATGACCCGGATCCGCTGTCAAGAACCGGATCAACATATGGAGGCAGCTATGTGGACGGTAATGATGCCACGAATGCCAGTTTAGACAATGCAAGAAGCCTGGTAACATTATCAGATATAGAATTTGCCAATAATGTCTACAAACTGAAAAATTCTTATGTAGAAATCAGAAATATCACCGGACCCAATACCGGTTTATTTACCCAGGACACCAACCAGTTTTTGTTTAACAGAAGTGAGTTGGGATTTGAGGCTGTAAATGCTTTCTGGCATATAGATAAGAGTTTAAGGTACATCAACGAGACATTAGGAATCATCTGTAAGCCGGCTACAAATGGTGGGGTTGTTCTTTATGATCCCCATGCGCTGAACGGGCAAGACAACTCAAGATATAGCACTGCAGGTACTCTGGAATTTGGGCAGGGAGGAGTAGACGATGCTGAAGATGCTGATGTGATCCTGCATGAATTAGGACACGGAATTCATCACTGGCTATCCGGTGGAGTTTCCAATGCTGACGGGCTGAGTGAAGGTTCCGGTGATTATTGGGCACAATCCTACAGCAGAAGCCTGAACCAATGGGCTTCGTCTACTCCTCAGTATAACTGGGTGTTCAGCTGGGATGGGCATAACACGATATGGGACGGCAGAATTACCAATACAACCATGACATACCCCGGCTCCGGATCGTTCTATGATAAAGCTCAAATCTGGTCTACCTGTCTGATGAGAATTTATGACAGAATCGGGAAAGAAAAAACAGACCGGGCATTTTTGGAAGGTCTGGATTTAACAACTTCATCAACCAACCAGCAGGATGCTGCTATTGCCGTAAGACAGGCGGCTATTGATATGCTCGGGCAGTTTGGCTTTACATGTAATGATATCAACATCATGACTGAAGAGTTTACCACTTCAGGTTATATACTTCCGGAATATGCCTGTCAGGCCCTAAGCACAAAAGAAATTAAAAAAGAACAGCCGGTTTCCATTTATCCAAATCCGGTTTCCGACTTCTTAAACATATCGCTGAAAGGAAATAAAGAAGAAAAAGTGGAAATTTACAATATGGAAGGAAGAAAAGTGATTGATGCAGCAGTAGGAAACGGAAGAAACCAGATCAATGTATCAGGGCTTCAGCCGGGCAGTTATATCATCACCATAAAAAACCTGGAAATATCTGCGAAATTCATTAAGAAATAA
- a CDS encoding ATP-dependent Clp protease adaptor ClpS, producing MNFYNTIKDYENPKRQYEEEVLVLDDTDEVYKLVLHNDDVHTFDYVIDCLIEICKHTLEQAEQCTILVHYKGKCTVKTGSMDILKPMHEKLLSRELTSEIV from the coding sequence ATGAATTTTTATAATACAATAAAAGACTACGAAAACCCGAAACGTCAATACGAGGAAGAAGTTCTTGTTCTTGATGATACGGATGAAGTTTATAAACTGGTGCTTCATAATGATGACGTTCATACATTTGATTATGTGATCGACTGTCTGATCGAAATATGCAAACACACACTCGAGCAGGCCGAGCAATGTACCATTCTTGTCCACTATAAAGGTAAATGTACTGTAAAAACCGGCTCAATGGATATTTTGAAACCCATGCACGAAAAATTATTATCACGCGAATTAACAAGCGAAATCGTATAA
- a CDS encoding hemolysin family protein: MDSDIVRLLLALFLVLLNGFFVAAEFSIVKVRYSQIQLKAAEGNSMAKQAEHIIKHLDEYLSATQLGITLASLALGWVGESALHHIVENIFTSLSIDLTQTTITTISVATSFVLITVMHIVFGELIPKSIAIRKSESTTMATAVPLRVFYTVFKPFIWLMNLMSNGFLRLIKIHPASEQEIHSTEELQLLVKQSADSGEIEEENYEIIKNAFDFTDHSAKQIMVPRQNITSIDFEEDVNDIINKIMDSGYSRIPVYIDSIDNVIGIFYTKEIIREFVKRKGQLDHDDLKELMRDAFFVVESKKVSDLLKTFQLKKQHIAIVIDEFGGTEGIITLEDILEELVGEIQDEEDEEEKIVDKIADNTYWVQATQPLDEINEFLPKKLPLSEESEYNSLAGFILYELEEIPEENQEFDLDNYHFKILKMNNKSVELVELVYDEPNAIDNLADKIGEV; encoded by the coding sequence ATGGACTCGGACATAGTCAGGCTTTTGCTGGCCTTATTTCTTGTTTTACTAAATGGCTTCTTCGTAGCCGCAGAATTTTCAATTGTTAAAGTTCGTTATTCTCAGATCCAACTAAAAGCCGCAGAAGGTAATTCTATGGCAAAGCAGGCAGAACACATCATCAAACATCTTGATGAATACCTTTCTGCAACCCAGTTAGGAATTACATTGGCATCCCTTGCCCTGGGTTGGGTAGGAGAAAGCGCCTTGCATCATATTGTGGAAAATATCTTTACTTCCTTGAGTATTGATCTGACCCAGACTACCATTACTACAATTTCAGTAGCGACCAGCTTCGTACTGATCACCGTTATGCATATTGTGTTTGGTGAGCTTATCCCGAAATCAATTGCCATCAGAAAGTCAGAATCCACAACTATGGCCACTGCAGTACCTCTGAGAGTTTTTTATACGGTATTCAAACCGTTTATATGGTTGATGAATCTCATGTCCAATGGCTTTTTAAGATTAATCAAGATTCATCCTGCCTCAGAACAGGAAATTCACTCTACAGAAGAACTTCAGCTTTTGGTAAAGCAGAGTGCAGATAGCGGTGAGATCGAAGAAGAAAACTACGAAATCATTAAAAATGCATTTGACTTTACGGATCACTCTGCCAAGCAGATCATGGTTCCGAGACAAAATATTACTTCCATTGACTTTGAAGAAGACGTCAATGATATTATCAATAAGATTATGGATAGCGGCTATTCCCGTATCCCGGTCTATATTGACTCTATTGACAACGTTATCGGGATTTTCTATACCAAGGAGATCATAAGAGAATTTGTTAAAAGAAAAGGACAGCTGGATCATGACGACCTTAAAGAACTGATGCGTGATGCCTTTTTCGTGGTGGAAAGCAAGAAAGTATCAGACCTATTGAAAACTTTCCAGCTTAAAAAACAGCATATAGCGATCGTTATTGATGAATTCGGAGGAACTGAGGGGATCATTACCCTTGAGGACATTCTGGAAGAGTTGGTAGGAGAAATTCAGGATGAAGAAGATGAAGAAGAAAAAATCGTTGATAAAATTGCTGATAATACCTACTGGGTACAGGCAACACAGCCTCTGGACGAAATCAATGAATTTTTACCTAAAAAACTCCCTCTTTCCGAAGAGAGTGAATACAACTCATTGGCAGGATTTATTCTGTACGAACTGGAGGAAATTCCGGAAGAAAACCAGGAGTTTGACCTGGATAATTATCATTTCAAAATTCTGAAGATGAATAATAAGAGCGTGGAGCTTGTCGAGCTGGTATATGATGAGCCCAATGCTATTGATAACTTGGCAGATAAAATTGGTGAAGTTTAA
- the atpG gene encoding ATP synthase F1 subunit gamma — translation MANLKEIRGRITSISSTMQITRAMKMVSAAKLKKAQDAIVMLRPYSEKLQELIQNVNSSSDPDQISVYAQKREVKRILFIAVTSNRGLAGAFNSSIVKELNLQFQDKSRYEIEVLPVGKKVYDAVRRNRSVYANGSSVYDNLNFDTVAHITEGVMTSFKEGKFDEVYVIYNKFVNAATQEVTTEQLLPISMPETTEPQVETDYIFEPNRAEILDNLIPKSIKTQVFKAILDSVASEHGARMTAMHKATDNAQALKNDLVIFYNKARQAAITNEILEIVSGAEALKNS, via the coding sequence TCATCTACGATGCAGATTACCCGTGCTATGAAAATGGTTTCCGCTGCGAAACTTAAAAAAGCACAGGATGCAATTGTAATGTTAAGACCTTATTCTGAAAAATTACAGGAGCTTATCCAGAATGTAAATTCTAGCTCTGATCCTGACCAGATTTCTGTATATGCTCAGAAAAGAGAGGTTAAAAGAATACTTTTCATCGCTGTTACTTCAAACAGAGGTCTTGCGGGAGCTTTTAACTCTTCAATCGTAAAAGAGCTTAACCTTCAGTTTCAGGACAAATCTCGATATGAGATTGAAGTTCTTCCTGTAGGTAAAAAAGTATATGATGCTGTAAGAAGAAATCGTTCAGTATATGCTAATGGAAGTTCTGTATATGATAACCTGAACTTTGATACAGTGGCTCATATCACAGAAGGAGTAATGACCAGCTTCAAAGAAGGTAAATTTGACGAAGTTTACGTTATCTATAACAAATTCGTTAATGCTGCTACTCAGGAAGTCACTACAGAGCAACTTCTTCCGATCTCAATGCCTGAAACTACAGAACCACAGGTTGAAACAGATTATATTTTCGAACCTAACAGAGCTGAGATCCTGGATAATCTGATTCCTAAATCAATCAAAACTCAGGTTTTCAAAGCCATCCTTGATTCAGTAGCATCTGAGCACGGAGCGAGAATGACTGCAATGCACAAAGCAACAGATAACGCTCAGGCTTTAAAGAATGATCTTGTGATCTTCTACAACAAAGCAAGACAGGCTGCAATTACCAACGAAATCCTGGAAATTGTTTCCGGAGCAGAAGCTTTAAAAAATTCGTAA